The following DNA comes from Riemerella anatipestifer ATCC 11845 = DSM 15868.
ACCATTATTACTTTATCAGTATTTTGAGCTTTTTGTTGATATTTTTACCGATGAACGTGGCTTTCTCTGCCGATGCGGAAGCCAATCCCGAAAAGAAAAGAGAGTTTGTTCCAGTATGGACGATTAACGCCATTAAGTTTCTGGTAGGCTTGGTTTATTTCTATGCAGGTGTGTGTAAGCTCAATTCCGATTGGCTATTGGAAGCAATGCCGCTCAAGTTATGGTTGGCTTCAAAGTTTCATCTTCCGCTGATAGGTGGTTTGATGGATAAAACTATAACCGCCTATTTGTTCAGTTGGGCAGGAGCATTGTACGATTTGAGTATCCCTTTTTTACTATTATATCGTAAAACCAGAGGCTGGGCATTTGGGAGTGTGGTGGTTTTTCATACGCTCACTTGGTGGTTGTTTCCTATTGGTATTTTTCCTTTTGTGATGATGTTTGGAGCTACGATTTACTTTTCTTCCGAATGGCATCAGAAGTTTTGGTACAGGCTGTACTCTTGTTTCAAATGGGATTTTAAGGCTTACTTTAATGGCAAGGTTTACCAATATGCGCCGTATTTCAAGAAACCTATCTGTGGAATTTTGGTTTTATTTTTTACCGTTCAAGTGTTACTGCCTTGGCGGTATTTGCTTTATCCGGGGGAATTATTCTGGACGGAGGAGGGCTTTAGATTTTCTTGGCGGGTGATGCTGATGGAAAAAGGCGGTTATGCAGAGTTTAAAGTCTATAATCCTAAAACTAAGGAATATTACCGAGTGGAAAATTCGGATTTTCTCACCCCTACACAAGAAAAACAGATGGCATTTCAACCTGATTTTATTTTAGAATACGCCCACTTTTTAAAGGATTATTTTGAAAGGGAAAAAGGAGTAAAAAACGCCAAGGTCTATGCCGAGGTGTATGTGGCTCTCAATGGTAGGAGAAGCCAGTTGTATATTAACCCTAATGTAGATTTAACTAATGAAGAAGAATCATTTTTACCAAAGAAATGGCTATTACCTTTCAACGATGTTATTAAAGGCTTGTAACATTGCATTGCTTACCGCACCATTATTTTTGAATGCTCAACACAAAGAAAGAATCAAGGATATACAGGAGGTAGAACTGGTTAAAAGAAAGTTGGAAGCCTTTGAATCCAGAAAATTGAGGGAAGTGGAAGGCACCAGCATCTTTGCCGCTAAAAAAACGGAAGTGGTGCTAATGGATTTAAAGTTGGCTAATAAAGCCCTTAATAATCCCAGACAGGTCTTTTCCCAAGTATCGGGCGTTAATGTTTTTGATAGTAACGACGGGGGGCTTCAGCTCAACATAGGAGGGCGAGGGCTTAACCCTAACCGTTCAGCTAACTTTAACACCAGACAGAATGGGTACGATATTAGTGCCGATGTATTGGGTTATCCAGAGAGCTATTATACACCACCCGCAGAGGCATTGGAGGAGATTCAGGTGGTGAGAGGAGCGGCTTCGTTGCAATACGGAACACAGTTCGGAGGGTTGCTTAATTTTAAACTAAAAACGCCAACTAAAACACAACCGTTGGAGCTTATCAGCAGGAATACTTATGCAAGTTTTAATACTTATACGAGTTTCAATGCTTTGAGCGGAACGGTGGGCAAGTGGTCTTATTATACCTTTTTTAATTATAAGCAAGGGGACGGATTTCAAGAAAATTCGGAATATAATGCCAGAAACTTTTATGTTCATTTAAACTATGAGATAACGCCTCAAACAAGTATCAGTACGGAGTTTACCCGTTTTAATTATTTGGCACATCAACCTGGGGGGCTTACCGATTTTCAGTTCTACCAAAACCCTTATCAAAGCAACCGAGCAAGAAATTGGTTTAAAGTGGACTGGAACCTTTGGAATGTGTCATTAAAGCATCAGTTTACCCCTCGTGCCAAATTAAGTTTAAGTGGGTTTGGCTTGGGAGCGTCCCGTTATTCTTTAGGGTATCGTCCGTCCAGAGTTGCAGATGTGGATTATGAAGGGGCTATACGGGATTTGATTACAGGAGATTTTAAGAATTGGGGAGTAGAAGCAAGGTTCCTGCAACAATATGGGAATAAAAACCATACTTTTTTGGTAGGAGGTAAATATTATAAAGCTCAAAACTCGGGGAAGCAAGGACCGGGAAGTACTTTTTCTGGGGCAGATTTTAACTTTGACCAGACTAATAAAAACTATTTCTTTCAGTCGGATTATAGCTATCCTAACCGAAATATAGCGGTGTTTTCAGAGAATATATTTAAGTTGGGAGCTTCTTGGTCGGTAGTACCCGGTGTGCGTTGGGAGTTTATAGATACTGGTGCAGATGGGGCGTACCAAAGGGTGATAGAAGATAATGCAGGAAATGTAATCTATAACAAACGCTTTGAAGAACAAGAGAAACGCCAAAGAAATTTTGCACTATTGGGATTGGGTGTTTCTTATAAGCCTACCAAAGCGTTTGAATTTTACACTAACTTGTCCCAAAATTACCGCTCTGTAACCTTTAGTGATATTAGAGTAGAAAATAATTCCCAAGTGATAGACCCCAACATTAAGGACGAAACAGGCTATACGGGAGATTTGGGGATAAGAGGGAATTGGAAAAATACACTGTCTTACGACATCAATATGTTTGGATTGTGGTATAATAACAGAATAGATAATGTTTTTAGAAAAAGGGAAGGCTTGTTCTCCGATGTAGCAAAGGTACGAACTAATGTAGGAGCGGCATTTATTGCGGGGTTAGAATCGTTGGTAGACGTAAATATCAACAAACTTCTTTTAGGGAATTTGCAACATTGGAAATGGAATTTGTTTTTTAATACAGCACTCACGCATTCTCAATATGTAAAGTCCGAGATACCTGGGATTAAGGGCAACCGTGTGGAATATGTACCTAAAGTCAATTTAAAATCGGGGCTTAACTTTGGGTACCGTAACTTTTTAGGAAGCCTTTTGTTTACCTATATGTCGGAGCAATTTACCACGGCAACTAATGAACCTACGGATAAAACAGACCATCTGTGGGGGATACGAGGGAGCATACCAGCTTATAAGCTATTAGATGCCTCTTTTTCGTACCGCATCACACCTAATATCCGATTGGAAACAGGCGTGAATAATGTACTGAATGAAGTCTATTTTACCCGAAGAGCCACAGGGTATCCAGGACCGGGGATTATTCCTTCCGCTCCTCGCCAATATTATTTCACTTTGGAAATGAAGCTGTAGGCGGTTGGGGATAGGTTGGTTTTATGGAAAATAATATTTTAATGAAAAAGCCGCTGTAACAAATGTTACAACGGCTTTTTCGATATTCTATTTTTAGTAGTTTATTGTTTTATGATTTTTTTGGTTATCATCTTTCCGTCCACTTTTATTGATAGGAGGTAAACTCCTTTTTTTAGGTGATTTAGGTCAATAGTTTTGCCGTGGGCATTGGATAAAATAAGCGTTCCGGAAGCGTCGTAAAGGTTTATTTCGGAAACTGTTTTCTTGGAAGCAATGTATAGAATATCTTTTACAGGGTTAGGATAAAGCGTTACATCATCGCTTGAAGAAGATAAGTTGGAGGTGGACATAGTACCGCAATCTGTATTATAGGTTACACCACTATCTTGTTGCCACGTAGAACTTACTTTTTCGCCTTCGGTAATTTTTACACAAGTTAAGTTAGGGTTATTGGTAATATCTAATCCCGAAAAATTAGCATAACTTCCGAATGCAATGTTTAGACTATTGAGGTTATTGCTTGCCAGAGATAAATTAACCAAATCTGGATTTTTACTGGCGTCTAAAGTTTCTATTTTATTATTGCTTAAATCTACACTTACAAGTTTGGGGTTCTTATCAATGCTGATATTGGTAAGGCTGTTCCCGTAGCAAGATA
Coding sequences within:
- a CDS encoding TonB-dependent receptor family protein: MLLKACNIALLTAPLFLNAQHKERIKDIQEVELVKRKLEAFESRKLREVEGTSIFAAKKTEVVLMDLKLANKALNNPRQVFSQVSGVNVFDSNDGGLQLNIGGRGLNPNRSANFNTRQNGYDISADVLGYPESYYTPPAEALEEIQVVRGAASLQYGTQFGGLLNFKLKTPTKTQPLELISRNTYASFNTYTSFNALSGTVGKWSYYTFFNYKQGDGFQENSEYNARNFYVHLNYEITPQTSISTEFTRFNYLAHQPGGLTDFQFYQNPYQSNRARNWFKVDWNLWNVSLKHQFTPRAKLSLSGFGLGASRYSLGYRPSRVADVDYEGAIRDLITGDFKNWGVEARFLQQYGNKNHTFLVGGKYYKAQNSGKQGPGSTFSGADFNFDQTNKNYFFQSDYSYPNRNIAVFSENIFKLGASWSVVPGVRWEFIDTGADGAYQRVIEDNAGNVIYNKRFEEQEKRQRNFALLGLGVSYKPTKAFEFYTNLSQNYRSVTFSDIRVENNSQVIDPNIKDETGYTGDLGIRGNWKNTLSYDINMFGLWYNNRIDNVFRKREGLFSDVAKVRTNVGAAFIAGLESLVDVNINKLLLGNLQHWKWNLFFNTALTHSQYVKSEIPGIKGNRVEYVPKVNLKSGLNFGYRNFLGSLLFTYMSEQFTTATNEPTDKTDHLWGIRGSIPAYKLLDASFSYRITPNIRLETGVNNVLNEVYFTRRATGYPGPGIIPSAPRQYYFTLEMKL
- a CDS encoding HTTM domain-containing protein, with protein sequence MEIKDWKYQYFKKPVSSAVLGTYRLFFGLLMLVSIARFFLYGWIERLYIEPRFFFSYYGFQWVKPLGNYTYALFLFAGLMAFLVMVGRYYRMAIVGFFLSFTYIELMDKTNYLNHYYFISILSFLLIFLPMNVAFSADAEANPEKKREFVPVWTINAIKFLVGLVYFYAGVCKLNSDWLLEAMPLKLWLASKFHLPLIGGLMDKTITAYLFSWAGALYDLSIPFLLLYRKTRGWAFGSVVVFHTLTWWLFPIGIFPFVMMFGATIYFSSEWHQKFWYRLYSCFKWDFKAYFNGKVYQYAPYFKKPICGILVLFFTVQVLLPWRYLLYPGELFWTEEGFRFSWRVMLMEKGGYAEFKVYNPKTKEYYRVENSDFLTPTQEKQMAFQPDFILEYAHFLKDYFEREKGVKNAKVYAEVYVALNGRRSQLYINPNVDLTNEEESFLPKKWLLPFNDVIKGL